A single window of Gossypium arboreum isolate Shixiya-1 chromosome 13, ASM2569848v2, whole genome shotgun sequence DNA harbors:
- the LOC108461561 gene encoding uncharacterized protein LOC108461561, with product MEPIPTESDHPSGEDFVHIDNPNPNVVDALSDSIVNVEKEEEEEEEEEAAAAAEEIRDEDNYDRNDGDVSRSERSDSSERRNVELPEEIARSVMVLSCESSAEGGNCDVYLVGTAHVSLESCREVEAVISYLKPQVVFLELCSSRVAVLTPQNLKVPTMAEMVDMWKKKHNMFGILYSWFLAKVASRLEVFPGSEFRVAFEEAMKYGGKVILGDRPVQVTLRRTWGKMPLWHKIKLLYSLLFQAVFLPSPEELNKMLKDMDDVDMLTLVIQEMSKEFPTLMETLVHERDQFMSSTLLRTASEHSSVVAVVGKGHLQGIKKYWKQPVLIDDLMTVPSKKPTVSTGKILVSLGIAAAGVAIASGIYLAGKK from the exons ATGGAGCCGATACCGACCGAATCGGATCACCCGAGCGGCGAGGATTTTGTGCACATCGACAACCCTAACCCTAATGTCGTGGACGCATTGAGCGATAGCATCGTGAACGTTGAaaaggaggaggaggaagaagaagaagaagaagcagcagcagcagcagaagAGATCCGAGACGAGGATAATTACGACAGAAACGATGGCGATGTTTCTAGGAGCGAAAGATCTGATTCCTCGGAGAGAAGGAATGTGGAGCTCCCGGAGGAGATTGCGAGGAGCGTGATGGTTCTCTCGTGCGAATCCTCTGCTGAGGGCGGCAATTGCGATGTGTACTTGGTTGGGACTGCGCATGTCTCCCTG GAATCGTGCAGAGAAGTTGAAGCTGTAATCAGTTATTTGAAACCACAG GTTGTTTTCTTGGAGTTATGCTCAAGCCGAGTTGCAGTGCTTACTCCACAAAATTTAAAG GTACCAACCATGGCAGAAATGGTAGATATGTGGAAGAAAAAGCATAACATGTTCGGTATCCTTTATAGCTGGTTTCTTGCTAAG GTTGCCAGCAGGCTTGAGGTTTTCCCTGGGTCTGAATTTCGTGTGGCATTTGAAGAAGCAATGAAGTATGGTGGCAAGGTGATTCTTGGTGATCGTCCTGTGCAG GTTACGTTGCGCAGAACCTGGGGGAAAATGCCACTTTGGCATAAGATTAAGTTACTGTATTCCTTACTTTTTCAAGCTGTCTTCTTGCCCAGCCCTGAAGAGCTTAACAAAATG CTGAAGGACATGGATGATGTTGACATGCTGACCCTTGTGATTCAAGAAATGAGCAAGGAATTCCCTACTCTAATGGAAACTCTTGTACATGAACGAGACCA GTTCATGTCATCCACGTTACTAAGAACAGCGAGTGAGCATAGTTCAGTCGTTGCGGTGGTCGGTAAAGGCCACTTGCAAGGAATTAAGAAATATTGGAAGCAGCCTGTTTTGATAGATGATCTCATGACAGTTCCTTCAAAGAAACCGACAGTTTCAACCGGCAAAATTCTGGTATCGCTGGGCATTGCGGCTGCCGGTGTGGCTATCGCATCAGGCATCTATCTTGCAGGAAAGAAATAA